In Brachyhypopomus gauderio isolate BG-103 chromosome 2, BGAUD_0.2, whole genome shotgun sequence, the DNA window GGAATGATGACCCCAGCGACGTCAGGACTGTCACTGATGTGCTGCTCAGCTTTCTGTTGATACTGCCTGTCCCAAGACCTCTTCACCATGAGCTGGGTGATCACATAAGCATCTCTAGCAAGACTCATCACTAATGAAAAAAAGTAATACCGCATTGCATTCAAGTTCCAACGGTCCTTATTTATGTCTTGGATGAGGCCGACATTTCTTGCCCAAAGGATGTTATCACAAATGAAATAGGCGGAACGGCTGATGTTGGCCAGGGTGAGACAAAAACGCAACACGGGGTCACTGAGGTCAAAGGTTCTCTTGGCAGCGTCAATGGAATTCACAGTATTTCCAAGCCTGAAAActgaaaagaaaagcaaaattcGTTTTTAAGGTGCCTTTTAATGGCAATGCAGAATATCTGAAAAGCTTAGTCAGTAACATGCTCGTTAAATACTTTAAATAACGAATAACTCCCAACAATTGGGACATTCAGCATTAAgtaaaatgaaaataaacaacagtcATTAATAGGAAAAGACCATTGCATCCCTATGTAAATTAAAAGTTTTCctacataaaaaaaaagaaaaaagtctaAAGAACTCTAATTCATAAAAGGAATGTGTAACCTGATGGTAATTTGGCAACCACAGCTAGAACTAAATTGAATCTATCTTCATTTATCAAACAGATTTCTTGACAAAGCTGTTAAAAGTGTTAAGCTGTCACTCTACTGCTCATGTCATTAGGAATGGGAACACTACCACCTTACAGGGAGTCTGCTCGGGATACAGGCTGTGACAATATAAATAAGAGGAATGACTGATCAAATACTTTATTTACTTAGCAAAAGGTACGATTTGTAAccgtttaaaatatttaaccaTTTATAATATTTAACCGTTTATAATATTTTATTTCCATTAACAGCTGGTTTACTGACCAATGCTGTAATGAGTTTCAAAATAAACTAAGCAAGAGTCTGAACAATGAGGTCAAGTAATAATCCCCTCTCCACCTGAACATGGAGCAATGGTCATGAAAGGCACAATAACTTAAGCAAGAGCAACATTGTTACAATTTGCTCTCCTGGGATTTATTCAAATATATCTTTTCTTTTGCAGAATCTAAAAAGTATGCATGTTATCATAATATCCGCGCTCATTAAATAGTCGGTGTGCTGTATTATCAACAGTTGGTGGAGTTTGCCAGTGGATATTCTAGCCAATGTGATTAAGCTGTCGTCATCAAGCCGTCCCTCGGGTCGCGGGCCCAGATGAGAACATCTGCACCGCGTCACTCTGACGACAATTACCCTGTCGCTGACGTCAtcgcaaacagaaaaaaaacaaaaacgccGCATTAGATCGAATAAGTCTGAAGTCCCCTAGCTCTTGGACCCGATTTGAAGTGATGACGTAGGACACTGATAGAAAGCGAGTCAAGTCCACAGTCTGGCGATGTAAAAGTCAACATTTGGCTGGGCGATTCATCTTCTTGTCCTCAACAGAATCCAATGAATCTCCCACACAAGGACAGGAACGGAGAATAGGTCATACAGCGGTTGACATTTTCTTTATCGTCCGCGTTGATTATGCCAGAGAACTTTGACATTCGCCGTTGTCTGTCGAATTTAGGGATAGCGAAGACTCTTTAATTCTTAAATCAGCTGAACACTTACGCATGAAATGTACAGTTTGGCAAGACACACCCTTGGCAAGCTTGTATAATGAATTAACACTTTAACACAttttcacacaaacaaacaagcaaataaataaataaaacgcaAATAAGGAAAAACGATATTAAACTTGACATTAACATCCATTTTAGGTAATTTAATATTAATTCTGGAATTCAGATATTTTTCTCTCGCTTGTTAAAATCGGCATCGACTTTGTAGATAGCTAACTTACAGGAGCTAGCTAGTTGGCTAACCTACCCGGTACACTAACTACACAGGGCGCGTGTCACTTACGCTTCCGTCCCGAGCTCATGCTCGACTCCAAATTCTGCAACTTCAGCAACATTTGTTTCTTTGTGGGATCATTTCGAAGCATGTACTTCGCCAAAGCGCATGCATATTGGGTTGCTCTAAATACGAAGGCAGAAAAATATGGCATACACAACCTGTAGCTTTCCGTCACATGTGCGACAGCGAAATGTGTGTGCTTTTCTAAAACATTTCTACGAAAATGTCGTAGAGTTAAAAGTACTTAAAAGCCTTCACCTGAAAATGCGATCCCTTCCTTGGCTTTGGTTGGTGAGTATGATAAATGGTTCCATTTTAGCAGAACTCAGGCTGGTTAGCAAACTATCTAGTTATAAGTTGACTCAATGCAGTTAAAGTAACGTTAGCGCAGATGACTCATCTGGTGTCATTTGTATTAGGTTACACAGACAACTAATATATTTAGTAAAGTTATTTCCCTTACTGTTAAAAGTTAAAATCGTGTTACCACCAGTAAGACTTGTCAAAGTATATGCTTTCGAAGTTTAATCAGGCGAGTGTGCGTGCAACATCCGAAGAGCACGAGGGAAACAAAACTCCAGCGTTCCATCATGTATGATGTCATGAGGTCATAGAAAGGTAACAACGGTTACATTTATGTGTGACTTCGTGAGTATAATGAACCTGGTTGTCCAGTTACCACGATCAGAAACCAGGGCACGCAGTCTGAGTTTAGTTAGCGAAACCTCCTGAGGTTATATATTTGCTATATATTTGTCAAATGATGTGTGCACCGATCATGCCTTTGATTTATGTTTGCGTAAAGAACTGGCCAAATAAGCCAAAATATGTAGGATATACTGTTTGACAGTTAACGTTCAacttactgttattattattattattattattattactaagcCTTACGTGCTTGGTGTTAGTACGGATGTTTATAATGGACGGACAAAGTCTAATTTACTTCCTGTAGTTTTTGCTTTGCCAACTGACTCCCCGACAATATCCATTTTAATTTATTCTGAATATGTTTTACTGCAGTGAAAAAAATGTAAGTAGTAATAGGCCTTGGCACTTCATACTTCTTAATATTTGTACACCTTGCAACAGGTGCTAAATAGCAGACTTTGATAATTTAAATATTGTTTTCCACTTGCAAAACTAAATCATTATGCAAAAAGAATACATTATGCTCTAGTACTAAAACTGTTGTTTTTACATCATTGAGTTACACTCACAGTTGTGATTTAAATTCGATATTTCTCGCAGATATTTTTGTTCCATTATAGCGAATAAGTTGTTCTTCACAACAGACAACGTTTTTACCCAAGTGTACAATCATTCATAAGAAATTACATCAACAGTTTTGATGTACAACAAACTAAATTGAATACTAATATAGCTAtgaagtcaatcaatcaatcaatcaatcaatcaaagtttatttgtatagcgcttttaacaactcaagttgtcgcaaagcagctttacagggtttacaaggttaacaatactatgggtccagaaccctaatgagcaagccaaaggcgacagtggcgaggaaaaactccctatgatggtggggaataggaagaaacctcgggagaaccaagactcaaaagggaacccatcctccattgggcggcccgttaacacacaaatacacaag includes these proteins:
- the pex11a gene encoding peroxisomal membrane protein 11A, whose protein sequence is MEPFIILTNQSQGRDRIFRATQYACALAKYMLRNDPTKKQMLLKLQNLESSMSSGRKLFRLGNTVNSIDAAKRTFDLSDPVLRFCLTLANISRSAYFICDNILWARNVGLIQDINKDRWNLNAMRYYFFSLVMSLARDAYVITQLMVKRSWDRQYQQKAEQHISDSPDVAGVIIPPLDAFLFLLIESLRSHPAVALDTIKNVCDIFLPLDKLGIFQTNAGVVGICGLVSSIIGILSVLKPNLKIKP